From the genome of Lysinibacter sp. HNR:
CTGCGAGCGGGCAGCCGCCTTTGCCAGTGTTATGCGTACCGGGTATGTTGTGCTTGCACAGGGTGCGGAAGGGAGCGATCCAGAGCGTGCGCAGGGTCTCACTACCCGAGCCGCTCGCTACGCTCAATTTGCGGATGACTTCCGTGCGGTTGCAAAGCTTTGGCGCAGCAATTCGCTTGACTAGGTTGTGCGGATTCTCGGCGCCTAGTAGCTCTCATGAGATTTTTGTGAGTGGCACAGCTTTTTCTGTGGTGAGTGGGTTGGCTTGTGAGATACAATAATGAGGCCGGATCACAGTAACCCCGGGCTCCAATATTCGCCGCTTCGAGCGGCCTCTCGCCGAGAGGCGTTCTGTGGTTCGGCTTTTACAATCTTCCGGCTCTGCCGGGCGAAAGCAGATGCTTGTTCGTGAGCGTAGCGAATCAGGTAAAGCCGTGGTGGTTCTAACCAAATCGGCCGGACACGTAGTCTTCGGTGGCCTGATCGGAGGGCGTTGAAAAGATTGTGGTTGTGTCGTCGTACTCAATGAGTTTGCCGGGTTTTCCGGTGCCCGCGATGTTAAAGAAGGCGGTCTTATCCGACACCCGCGACGCCTGTTGCATGTTGTGGGTCACGATGACAATGGTGTAGTCCTTTTTGAGATTTTCAATGAGGTCTTCAATCGCGAGTGTCGAGATCGGGTCGAGGGCGGAGCAGGGCTCATCCATGAGGAGTACATCGGGTGACACCGCAATAGCGCGGGCGATGCACAGGCGCTGCTGCTGCCCTCCCGAGAGGCCCGAACCTGGTTTGTCGAGGCGATCCTTGACCTCCTTCCAGAGATTGGCTCCACTCAGAGATTTTTCAACCAGATCATCCGCGTCATTCTTTGTGATCTTACGGTTGTTGAGTTTTACCCCGGCCAGCACGTTGTCACGGATCGACATAGTGGGGAAGGGGTTGGGGCGTTGAAAGACCATACCCACCTGGCGGCGCACTAACACGGGGTCAACGCCGTAACCGTAGAGGTTATTTCCGTCGATCAGCACCTCTCCCTCGACGCGAGCACCGGGGATCACCTCGTGCATGCGGTTGAGTGTGCGAAGCAGTGTTGATTTCCCGCATCCGCTGGGCCCGATAAACGCCGTGACGCTTCGGGCGCTGATGGTGAGCGAAACATCTTCAACGGCAAGAAAAGAGGAGTAGAACGCGTTGAGATGATTGATTTCGATTCTTTTTGACACGGGGTTCCTTATGAGCGTGGGGTGGTTTGGGAGAGCACGGATTATCGGGGAAGTTTAGGTGAGAATATTTTAGCGATGACGCGGGCACCGAGATTGAGCACCAGCACGATGAGAATGAGGGTGAGGGCACCCGTCCAGGCCCGGTCAAGATAGGCTGAGACGTCGGTTCCCGGATTTGCATACGAGTTATACACGTACACCGGTAGCGTCATCACGGGTCCGCTAAACATGTTGTAGTTCATGCTGGCGGTAAACCCGGCGATGATGAGCAAGGGGGCGGTCTCTCCGATCACCCGCGAGATAGAGATCATCACTCCCGTGGTGATACCCGCCAGCGAGGTGGGAATCACCACCTTGGAGATGGTGAGCCACTTGGGAACACCGAGGGCATAGCTGGCCTCCCGTAGCTCGTTGGGAACCAGCTTCAGCATTTCCTCGGATGACCGGACGACCACCGGAATCATGAGTACCGACAGGGCCACCGCCCCTCCAAAACCCATGCGAACCCCGGGACCGAAGAAGATCGCAAAGAGGGCAAAGGCAAAGAGTCCGGCAACGATTGAGGGGATACCCGTCATCACGTCAACAAAAAATGTGATTGCCCTGGCCAGCCAGCCGCGCCCGTACTCGACCAGATAAACCGCAGTAAAGAGCCCGATGGGAACCGAGATGAGGGTCGCAAGACCGGTGATCTCCAGGGTTCCCACGACGGCGTGGATGGCCCCTCCACCCTCTCCCGTGACGTTGCGCATTGAGGAGCTAAAAAACTCGGGATCAAAGCGACCTATTCCGCCCGCCACCACGGTAAACAGTAGCGACACTAGGGGGATCAGGGCCAGAATAAAGGCGCTGACAATTAGGGTGGTCATGAGACGGTCGAGTGCCCGACGGCGGCCCTCCGCAAGCCAAGCAAAGATTGTAATGGATGCGGTGTAGAGCACCGCCCCGACAAAAACGACACCGAAATAATTAATCTCGAGCGGGGAGGCCTGCTTTCCGCTGTCAACAACGCTGGCAAAGTGTAGCAGCAGGAAGAGAAGCGCTGAGGTGACTAGGCTGCCGATGAGGAGTGTGGTGGGGGCCCCCCGGGGGAGTCGTCCCGCGGTGAGGGGATTGGGCTTTGTGAGGGGGGTGGTCCTACCGCGATTGAGGCCGCGATTGGAATTGCGATTGGGGTTGAGTGTGACGGTCGGCATGCTAGTTGGCTCCCGAAAACGCCTTGCGGCGATTGACAATGACGCGGGCAATGGAGTTCACCAGGAGGGTGATGGCAAAGAGCATGAGGCCGGTGGCGATGAGGGCGTTCACGTTGATACCAAAAGCCTCGGGGAAGTTTAGTGCGATATTGGCCGCAATGGTTGTGGGGTTTGTGGAGGTCAAAAGGGCAAAATCGATGACAACAGCGGGGGAGAGAACCATCGCCACCGCCATCGTTTCGCCGAGGGCTCGGCCTAGTCCCAGCATTGATGCGGAAACTATTCCCGTGCGACCAAAGGGAAGAACCGCCGTTTTGATCATCTCCCACCGGGTCGCTCCGAGTGCCAGTGCGGCCTCTTCGTGGAGCACGGGCGTTTGCAAGAAGACCTCGCGGCACAGTGCGGTAATAATGGGGAGGATCATCACCGCGAGGACAATCGCCACTGTCAAGATGGTGCGTCCGGTTCCCGAGACCGGGCCGGTAAACAGGGGAAACCATCCCATATTCTCGGTGAGCCAGGCATAGAGCGGCTGCACGGCGGGGGCAAGCACTTTGATGCCCCAGAGACCAAAGACCACCGAGGGAACGGCCGCGAGCAGATCGATGAGGTACCCCAATCCGGCGGCTAATTTACGGGGGGCGTAGTGTGAGATAAAGAGTGCAATGCCGATTGCGACGGGAACGGCGAAGAGGAGGGCAAGAGCAGATACCCACACGGTTCCAAAAGCGAGTGGGGCAACATACGCCCAAAAGCTATCGGGTGCTCCCCGCAGCTCTCGGGGGTCGGCGGTGAGCGCGGGGATGCTCTGGGCAACGAGGAAGACCGCAACGGCGGCGAGCGTTACCAGGATGAGAATC
Proteins encoded in this window:
- the pstB gene encoding phosphate ABC transporter ATP-binding protein PstB; translated protein: MSKRIEINHLNAFYSSFLAVEDVSLTISARSVTAFIGPSGCGKSTLLRTLNRMHEVIPGARVEGEVLIDGNNLYGYGVDPVLVRRQVGMVFQRPNPFPTMSIRDNVLAGVKLNNRKITKNDADDLVEKSLSGANLWKEVKDRLDKPGSGLSGGQQQRLCIARAIAVSPDVLLMDEPCSALDPISTLAIEDLIENLKKDYTIVIVTHNMQQASRVSDKTAFFNIAGTGKPGKLIEYDDTTTIFSTPSDQATEDYVSGRFG
- the pstC gene encoding phosphate ABC transporter permease subunit PstC, whose product is MRAKRRLGDLLYSGTSRFAGILILVTLAAVAVFLVAQSIPALTADPRELRGAPDSFWAYVAPLAFGTVWVSALALLFAVPVAIGIALFISHYAPRKLAAGLGYLIDLLAAVPSVVFGLWGIKVLAPAVQPLYAWLTENMGWFPLFTGPVSGTGRTILTVAIVLAVMILPIITALCREVFLQTPVLHEEAALALGATRWEMIKTAVLPFGRTGIVSASMLGLGRALGETMAVAMVLSPAVVIDFALLTSTNPTTIAANIALNFPEAFGINVNALIATGLMLFAITLLVNSIARVIVNRRKAFSGAN
- the pstA gene encoding phosphate ABC transporter permease PstA; the encoded protein is MPTVTLNPNRNSNRGLNRGRTTPLTKPNPLTAGRLPRGAPTTLLIGSLVTSALLFLLLHFASVVDSGKQASPLEINYFGVVFVGAVLYTASITIFAWLAEGRRRALDRLMTTLIVSAFILALIPLVSLLFTVVAGGIGRFDPEFFSSSMRNVTGEGGGAIHAVVGTLEITGLATLISVPIGLFTAVYLVEYGRGWLARAITFFVDVMTGIPSIVAGLFAFALFAIFFGPGVRMGFGGAVALSVLMIPVVVRSSEEMLKLVPNELREASYALGVPKWLTISKVVIPTSLAGITTGVMISISRVIGETAPLLIIAGFTASMNYNMFSGPVMTLPVYVYNSYANPGTDVSAYLDRAWTGALTLILIVLVLNLGARVIAKIFSPKLPR